A genomic stretch from Edaphobacter aggregans includes:
- a CDS encoding ComEC/Rec2 family competence protein translates to MKTGKPNPALWPKAAAAIEALHFRRATLLAAASWFALGIVLSRNWQPRIILLTATLVLLLLAIAALKHSLRLTLVPLAAVWITLGFWCAETQPPPQSQQALLPYADGLSRTVRGRVVRVRTLPLRQNAADQDNDPAWWIEKEPEAAEALSVDLQIEAIEEVTPDISRMITTAGGVRATVLTHGNALPELHCGDIVEAPMRLKIPERYRDPGAWQYADYLLAQGIGTHATVRAAKLHVAATPQASLQCRLYAAQSWASDRMLKFAQSSTTHRLPPALRITPDEAGMLNAMLFGDRAGLNHDLRLDFERTGSFHLFVVSGMHVALLAGVIFWITRCMRLREWLATLLTLTATACYALLTGFGAPVQRALFMTTIFLIARLISRDQSILNALGAAALGVLILSPRSLFEASFQMTFLAIVAIGGIAAPLGERTFAPYARAASNLDERWRDMGFTPPVAQFRMMLQLWGNALAKILGTWAHHLPAISIRCTLWAVELALIGLVAEMIMVLPMALYFHRATVFALPANMVTMPVVTMLAPLAIITFCASLVSRRIALIPASVTAALLHGITWVIARVSHIQSADLRTPGPTWHVAILALIGWGFCCWGVRRSRRWTWAAVITVPLIAAMVLWPERALTSPEKMEVTAIDVGQGDSLLVVSPEGRMMLVDAGGPVGAVTETAAATSTFDVGEEVVSPYLWSRQIRRLDVIVLSHAHSDHMGGMAAVMRSFRPRELWVGVDPDSVAYRALLSEAEDIGVRVRHLHAGDYLAWSGTQVSVLAPEASYVNGGAPVNNDSLVMRVEYGKASVLLEGDAEASSERAMVASGRLAPVTLLKVGHHGSRTSTTPEFFAAVAPKDAVVSVGRGNTFGHPRFEVIQRVADNGTRLYRTDEFGLTTFLLDRNGGIQAIAGDN, encoded by the coding sequence GTGAAAACAGGCAAACCAAATCCTGCACTGTGGCCCAAGGCCGCAGCCGCAATAGAAGCACTCCACTTCCGCCGCGCCACTCTGCTTGCCGCCGCATCTTGGTTCGCGCTGGGCATAGTGCTATCCAGAAACTGGCAACCACGGATCATCCTGCTCACCGCAACGCTCGTTCTCCTGCTGCTCGCAATAGCCGCACTGAAGCACTCGTTACGACTAACACTCGTACCGCTAGCCGCCGTCTGGATAACACTCGGCTTCTGGTGCGCCGAGACGCAGCCACCGCCGCAGTCGCAACAAGCTTTGCTGCCGTATGCAGACGGCCTGAGCAGAACAGTACGCGGCCGCGTGGTCCGAGTCCGCACACTTCCACTGCGGCAAAACGCAGCCGACCAGGACAACGACCCAGCTTGGTGGATCGAGAAAGAGCCAGAAGCCGCAGAAGCCTTATCAGTCGATCTGCAAATTGAAGCCATAGAAGAAGTAACACCGGATATTTCCCGAATGATCACCACAGCAGGCGGCGTGCGAGCCACCGTTCTAACCCACGGAAACGCTCTTCCCGAACTGCACTGCGGAGATATTGTCGAAGCGCCGATGCGCCTCAAGATCCCGGAACGCTACCGCGATCCCGGAGCCTGGCAGTACGCAGACTACCTGCTCGCACAAGGCATAGGAACGCACGCAACAGTTCGCGCGGCGAAGCTGCACGTGGCTGCAACTCCTCAGGCAAGCCTGCAATGTCGTCTCTACGCAGCGCAAAGTTGGGCCTCCGACCGCATGCTGAAGTTTGCCCAATCGAGTACAACCCATCGGCTCCCCCCAGCGCTGCGGATCACGCCAGACGAGGCAGGCATGTTGAACGCAATGCTGTTCGGCGACCGAGCCGGATTAAATCACGATCTGCGACTGGACTTTGAGCGAACTGGATCGTTCCACCTCTTTGTCGTCTCCGGAATGCACGTTGCGCTGCTCGCAGGAGTCATCTTCTGGATCACACGCTGCATGCGACTTCGAGAGTGGCTAGCAACACTCCTGACCCTGACAGCAACAGCTTGCTATGCCCTGCTGACGGGATTCGGTGCTCCCGTACAGCGAGCCTTGTTCATGACAACCATCTTCCTCATCGCGCGGCTAATCTCACGCGACCAAAGCATCCTGAACGCACTAGGAGCGGCAGCGCTTGGCGTCCTCATCCTGTCGCCAAGGAGCCTCTTCGAAGCCAGTTTCCAAATGACGTTTCTAGCGATCGTTGCAATCGGCGGCATCGCGGCGCCTCTGGGAGAGCGCACCTTCGCACCATACGCTCGTGCAGCATCGAACCTCGATGAACGCTGGCGAGATATGGGCTTCACACCACCCGTTGCGCAGTTCCGCATGATGCTCCAGCTCTGGGGCAATGCTCTCGCAAAAATATTAGGAACTTGGGCTCACCACCTTCCTGCAATATCGATCCGATGCACACTCTGGGCGGTTGAACTCGCATTGATAGGACTCGTCGCGGAGATGATCATGGTCCTCCCCATGGCACTCTACTTCCATCGCGCTACAGTCTTCGCTTTACCCGCCAACATGGTCACAATGCCAGTCGTGACGATGTTGGCACCCCTGGCTATAATCACCTTCTGCGCCTCTCTCGTAAGCCGACGGATCGCACTCATCCCAGCGTCCGTAACCGCAGCGCTACTCCACGGAATCACTTGGGTGATCGCGCGCGTGAGTCACATACAGTCGGCTGACCTACGAACTCCCGGCCCAACATGGCACGTGGCGATTTTGGCGTTAATCGGATGGGGCTTCTGTTGTTGGGGTGTACGGCGTTCTCGCAGATGGACTTGGGCAGCGGTCATTACCGTGCCGCTGATTGCAGCGATGGTGCTGTGGCCAGAACGGGCCCTAACATCGCCGGAGAAGATGGAAGTGACGGCGATCGACGTTGGCCAGGGTGACTCACTCCTCGTCGTTAGCCCGGAGGGACGAATGATGCTAGTCGATGCGGGTGGCCCAGTCGGAGCAGTAACCGAGACGGCAGCGGCAACCAGCACCTTCGATGTTGGAGAAGAGGTTGTTTCGCCCTATCTCTGGTCGCGGCAGATTCGACGACTCGATGTGATCGTATTGAGCCATGCGCATAGTGACCATATGGGGGGGATGGCTGCGGTAATGCGGAGCTTTCGTCCCCGGGAACTCTGGGTCGGAGTCGATCCGGACTCAGTGGCGTATCGCGCTCTCCTGTCAGAGGCTGAGGATATTGGTGTGCGTGTTCGCCATCTTCACGCGGGTGACTATCTGGCGTGGAGTGGAACGCAGGTGAGTGTGCTGGCTCCCGAAGCGAGCTATGTGAACGGCGGAGCCCCAGTGAACAACGACTCACTAGTGATGCGCGTCGAGTACGGTAAGGCTTCCGTGCTTCTCGAGGGAGATGCTGAGGCTTCCAGCGAAAGGGCGATGGTTGCCAGTGGACGGCTTGCTCCGGTCACGCTGCTGAAGGTTGGTCATCATGGGAGCAGAACGTCGACGACGCCGGAGTTCTTCGCGGCGGTGGCGCCAAAGGATGCGGTTGTCTCGGTGGGAAGAGGTAATACGTTCGGCCATCCCAGATTTGAGGTGATTCAACGGGTCGCCGATAACGGGACAAGGCTATACCGGACCGATGAGTTTGGGCTGACGACCTTTCTGCTGGACCGTAACGGTGGGATTCAGGCTATCGCGGGCGACAACTAA
- the rlmD gene encoding 23S rRNA (uracil(1939)-C(5))-methyltransferase RlmD — MKLRIEKAIYGGSGLAHQTEGKDAGKAIFVPFTLPGELVEAQRSEEKSSFGEAKLLNIIEPSANRIEQRCTHFGECGGCHYQHADYAAQIEMKHEILRETLERAGLTDPLQIQTHTNKPWHYRNRIRLRAAKFEGNLRVGYLRRASAEFLPIQMCPISAPLLFKAAEALLQLAQQDPNASRWMQAATEIELFTKADQTKLQITLFVSEEPAKGFIDLCTKLQQLIPQLVGAGTAILSTEAGRGRKVQKIKQGTSWGTEGLNYTAANESYWVSRGGFFQVNRFLIDELVNLVTSNRSGTLAWDLFAGVGLFSRALTKTFKQVVAVEAAADDLTRTFKGEGRRAIAATTLDFLRAAVVQRERPDLIVLDPPRAGVGLEVCSLLARLKTKHIVHVSCDPVTLGRDLKAMVDSGYRLAELHMIDLFPQTFHLETVAILQQ; from the coding sequence ATGAAGCTGCGAATCGAAAAAGCCATCTACGGCGGCTCCGGCCTCGCTCACCAAACCGAAGGCAAAGACGCGGGCAAAGCGATCTTCGTCCCCTTCACGCTCCCAGGCGAACTGGTCGAAGCACAACGAAGCGAAGAGAAATCCAGCTTCGGAGAAGCAAAGCTACTCAACATCATCGAACCATCCGCCAACCGCATCGAACAACGCTGCACCCACTTCGGCGAATGCGGCGGGTGCCACTATCAACACGCAGACTACGCAGCACAAATTGAAATGAAGCACGAAATCCTGCGCGAAACCCTCGAACGCGCAGGCCTGACCGATCCACTACAAATTCAGACACACACAAACAAACCGTGGCACTACCGAAACCGAATTCGCCTCCGAGCCGCCAAGTTCGAAGGCAACCTTCGCGTCGGATACCTTCGCCGCGCCTCCGCTGAATTTCTCCCCATACAGATGTGCCCAATCTCCGCGCCTCTTCTTTTCAAAGCCGCAGAAGCACTTCTGCAACTCGCCCAGCAAGATCCCAACGCCTCGCGCTGGATGCAGGCCGCAACCGAAATCGAACTCTTCACCAAAGCCGACCAAACCAAGCTCCAGATTACCCTCTTCGTCAGCGAGGAACCCGCAAAAGGCTTCATCGACCTCTGCACCAAACTCCAGCAACTCATTCCACAACTCGTCGGAGCAGGCACAGCAATACTCTCCACCGAAGCAGGAAGAGGCCGCAAGGTACAGAAGATCAAACAAGGAACTTCGTGGGGAACCGAAGGCCTGAACTACACAGCAGCAAACGAGAGCTACTGGGTCAGCCGCGGGGGCTTCTTCCAGGTCAATCGTTTCCTGATCGATGAACTCGTAAACCTCGTCACGAGCAACCGCAGCGGAACTCTCGCCTGGGACCTCTTCGCCGGAGTAGGTCTCTTCTCCCGAGCGCTCACCAAGACCTTCAAACAAGTCGTAGCCGTAGAAGCCGCAGCCGACGACCTCACACGAACCTTCAAGGGCGAAGGAAGACGAGCCATCGCCGCCACAACCCTCGACTTCCTCCGCGCAGCTGTAGTCCAGCGAGAACGCCCCGACCTTATCGTCCTGGACCCACCACGCGCAGGAGTCGGCTTAGAAGTCTGCTCCCTGCTTGCACGCCTGAAGACAAAACATATCGTCCACGTCTCCTGCGACCCGGTAACACTGGGACGCGACCTGAAGGCAATGGTAGACTCCGGCTACAGGCTGGCAGAGCTGCACATGATCGACCTCTTCCCCCAGACCTTCCATCTGGAGACAGTTGCGATCTTGCAGCAATAG
- a CDS encoding DUF5009 domain-containing protein: MTPATQTSSVTLTEKSATSRLASIDIFRGLTMVVMIFVNDLASVRGLPWWNYHMKANVDAMTYVDMVYPFFLFIVGLSIPLAIRQRLKKNPSLPSLCFHVLFRAASLIVLGLILANAESGDRALMHINPNAWAILALTGAALFLSVYNGERHATLHRWLRIVGFVLTIAMFAIFRRTTHDGHVAWIDGSYPEILGLIGYTYLAVAILYIPTRRWLWFPLAWFITLLTFNSLCTAKWITFTHHLPLYFWPFSNGAMPCITMAGVVTSVIFLGNHRWQTLRPKTLLGFAFAFSTLLAGWLLTPLGISKIRATSTWCLYSIGAAVLIFTALYWICDVKKQTAWAFFARPAGSNTLLTYLLPDFYYFILALAGITYFETHLNYGWPGAIRSALFTAFILAIAAVFTRLKVRLQL, encoded by the coding sequence ATGACCCCGGCCACGCAAACTTCATCAGTCACCCTCACAGAGAAATCCGCCACCTCACGCCTGGCCTCCATCGATATCTTCCGTGGTCTCACGATGGTAGTGATGATCTTCGTCAACGATCTGGCGAGCGTCCGCGGCCTGCCCTGGTGGAACTACCACATGAAGGCCAACGTCGACGCCATGACCTATGTCGACATGGTCTACCCCTTCTTCCTCTTCATCGTCGGCCTGTCGATTCCCCTCGCCATCCGCCAACGATTAAAGAAGAACCCATCCCTGCCATCCCTTTGCTTCCATGTTCTTTTTCGAGCCGCCAGCCTCATCGTTCTCGGGCTCATCTTAGCCAACGCCGAAAGCGGCGATCGCGCCCTCATGCACATCAACCCCAACGCCTGGGCGATTCTGGCTCTCACAGGCGCAGCACTATTCCTCAGCGTCTATAACGGAGAACGCCACGCAACGCTGCATCGCTGGCTACGCATCGTCGGCTTTGTCCTGACCATTGCAATGTTCGCCATCTTTCGCCGTACCACACACGACGGACACGTCGCTTGGATCGACGGCTCCTACCCGGAGATCCTCGGCCTCATCGGCTACACCTATCTTGCAGTAGCAATCCTCTATATTCCGACACGTCGTTGGCTCTGGTTTCCGCTTGCATGGTTTATCACACTGTTGACGTTCAACAGCCTCTGCACAGCAAAGTGGATCACTTTCACTCATCATCTCCCACTCTACTTCTGGCCATTCAGCAACGGAGCCATGCCCTGCATCACCATGGCAGGCGTCGTCACTTCCGTCATCTTTCTCGGCAATCACCGTTGGCAGACACTTCGCCCAAAAACCCTTCTCGGCTTCGCATTCGCCTTCTCAACCCTGCTAGCCGGATGGCTCCTCACCCCGCTAGGCATCTCCAAAATCAGAGCAACCTCTACATGGTGTCTCTACAGCATCGGAGCCGCAGTCTTAATATTCACCGCACTCTACTGGATCTGCGACGTGAAGAAGCAAACCGCATGGGCCTTCTTCGCTCGTCCCGCCGGCTCGAACACCTTGCTGACCTACCTGCTGCCAGACTTTTACTACTTCATCCTCGCCTTGGCAGGCATCACGTACTTCGAAACGCATCTCAACTATGGGTGGCCCGGAGCGATACGATCGGCACTCTTCACTGCATTCATTCTCGCGATAGCTGCGGTTTTTACGAGATTGAAGGTTCGGCTGCAACTTTAA
- a CDS encoding glycoside hydrolase family 18 protein, with translation MFQRNDLIQPGQIAAQKLTRINYAFANLQGGRIINGFTNDDKNLAALVALKQENPSLTVLVSVGGWAWSGNFSDMAFTKKSRNLFIESVVEFVDHNHLDGLDIDWEYPGMVGAGNHFRPEDKQNYTLLLKELRHRFNQQEKKLHRQLYLTIATGASSDFLAHTEMGKAQKYVDTVNLMAYDYYEPSSDAIAAHHAPLFTNPADPKKISGNRSVQEFEQAGVPTAKIVLGVPFYGHVWGQVSDTDHGLFQAGKPVPNAFARYGNITTTMLNNGYTRYWDPVASVPYLYNPEKKIFVSYEDPESLALKSKYVVDHKLGGMMFWDYSGDPTGALLDAIDTGLKKTPYVHNGTK, from the coding sequence GTGTTTCAGCGAAACGATCTAATCCAGCCCGGTCAGATCGCCGCACAGAAGCTGACCCGCATCAACTACGCCTTCGCCAACCTGCAAGGTGGCCGCATCATCAACGGCTTCACCAACGACGACAAAAACCTAGCAGCGCTCGTTGCACTAAAGCAGGAAAATCCTTCCCTCACTGTACTCGTCTCCGTCGGAGGATGGGCTTGGTCGGGCAACTTCTCCGACATGGCCTTCACCAAAAAGAGCCGCAATCTATTCATCGAAAGCGTCGTGGAGTTCGTCGATCACAATCATCTCGACGGACTCGACATCGACTGGGAGTACCCAGGCATGGTAGGCGCTGGCAATCATTTCCGCCCCGAGGACAAGCAGAACTACACGCTACTCCTCAAAGAGCTTCGACATCGCTTCAACCAGCAGGAAAAGAAGCTTCACCGCCAACTCTACCTCACGATCGCAACTGGCGCCTCATCTGATTTTTTGGCGCATACCGAAATGGGTAAGGCACAAAAATACGTCGATACGGTCAACCTGATGGCCTATGACTACTACGAGCCCTCCTCCGACGCAATCGCCGCACACCATGCTCCTCTCTTCACGAATCCCGCCGACCCCAAAAAAATCTCGGGTAACAGGTCCGTTCAGGAGTTCGAACAAGCTGGCGTCCCTACAGCGAAGATCGTTCTCGGCGTCCCCTTCTATGGACATGTATGGGGCCAGGTATCCGATACAGATCACGGCCTATTTCAGGCAGGCAAGCCGGTTCCCAATGCCTTCGCGAGGTATGGCAACATCACCACCACCATGCTGAACAACGGCTACACACGTTACTGGGACCCCGTCGCTTCGGTCCCCTATCTCTACAACCCTGAAAAGAAAATCTTCGTCTCGTATGAAGATCCCGAATCCCTTGCCCTGAAGAGCAAGTATGTGGTCGACCACAAACTCGGCGGCATGATGTTCTGGGATTACTCCGGCGATCCCACAGGCGCGCTGCTCGACGCCATCGATACGGGCCTGAAGAAAACGCCATACGTGCATAATGGGACGAAATGA
- a CDS encoding glycoside hydrolase family 9 protein has product MGSFGSACMGQLHVLVDHVGYETRAPKQALVVGADWDHPQKFVLIDTVTGKTVLTGTLTQGGQVDSWGGRVFWIADFSSWQKAGHYAIQTQSAAGEVSSCSFDIDDDLLERNTLSNVVFYLKGQRASGLMDQADRHLPLPAGQSGFVDVHGGWYDATGDYGIHLSHQNLTSYFNPQQVPLVAWTLLKSYRVLEARRDDNFSEYERRMLDEGLFGADYLVRIKRPHGSFFESITAPGKDKLPQDRAIGNPNWRTQIKKDASDSTERMQRAERPEDFEASFRAGGGMAIAALALASTMPADGDFTRADYRRAAEEAFQFLDKHNRELLNDGKENILDDYCALMAATELYRATKQETYRAAADRRAAHLMARLTTIEGRRDSWRADDGVRPYFHPSDAGLPVVSLLEYAQIATSAVQKQVHDAVERSLRFELGVTGEVNNPFGYARQLVRMGDGKVRTAFFFPHDTEAAPWWQGENARLASLAAAARMATPLFDKDPAFQLQLEGYAWNQLHWILGRNPFDTSMLMGSGHGNAPYMFFRSYKYTSAPGAIVNGITAANGDEDGIAFNEGYAVTGKDEDWRWTEEWLPHAAWYLYAVSLPH; this is encoded by the coding sequence ATGGGATCGTTTGGCTCTGCGTGCATGGGCCAGTTGCATGTCCTGGTGGATCATGTTGGATATGAGACGCGCGCGCCCAAGCAGGCGCTTGTGGTTGGCGCGGACTGGGATCATCCTCAAAAGTTCGTGCTGATTGATACGGTGACGGGCAAGACAGTGTTGACAGGAACTCTGACTCAAGGCGGCCAGGTGGATTCGTGGGGTGGGCGTGTCTTCTGGATCGCTGATTTTTCTTCGTGGCAAAAGGCTGGTCACTATGCGATTCAGACGCAATCAGCTGCGGGCGAAGTAAGTTCGTGTTCGTTCGATATTGATGATGATCTTTTGGAACGTAATACGCTTTCGAATGTGGTCTTTTACTTAAAAGGACAACGAGCTAGCGGGCTGATGGATCAAGCGGACCGTCATCTTCCGTTGCCTGCGGGCCAGTCAGGCTTTGTGGATGTGCACGGTGGCTGGTATGACGCTACAGGCGACTACGGGATTCACTTGTCGCATCAGAATTTGACGTCCTATTTCAATCCTCAGCAGGTACCGCTTGTGGCGTGGACGCTGTTGAAGAGTTATCGCGTGCTTGAGGCGAGGCGCGATGACAACTTCAGTGAGTATGAGCGGCGCATGCTGGATGAGGGTCTATTTGGCGCTGACTATCTGGTGCGCATCAAACGGCCCCATGGCTCGTTCTTCGAAAGCATTACGGCGCCTGGGAAGGATAAGTTGCCGCAAGATCGAGCGATTGGTAATCCGAACTGGCGCACTCAGATCAAGAAAGATGCCTCGGATAGCACCGAGCGTATGCAGCGTGCTGAAAGGCCCGAGGACTTTGAGGCGAGCTTTCGTGCTGGTGGAGGTATGGCTATCGCCGCGCTGGCATTGGCCAGTACTATGCCTGCCGACGGGGACTTTACTCGCGCTGACTATCGGCGTGCTGCCGAAGAGGCGTTTCAGTTTCTAGATAAGCACAATCGCGAACTGTTGAACGATGGGAAGGAAAATATCCTCGACGACTACTGCGCGCTGATGGCGGCTACGGAGCTGTATCGCGCAACGAAGCAGGAGACTTACCGGGCTGCTGCAGATCGACGCGCTGCCCATCTGATGGCTCGGCTTACGACCATTGAAGGACGTCGTGACTCCTGGCGTGCGGACGACGGGGTGCGACCCTACTTTCATCCCTCGGATGCGGGCTTACCAGTTGTCAGTTTGCTTGAATATGCGCAGATCGCTACTTCGGCGGTGCAAAAACAAGTGCACGACGCGGTGGAGCGGTCGCTGCGTTTCGAGCTTGGTGTAACAGGCGAGGTCAACAATCCGTTCGGATACGCGCGGCAGTTGGTGAGAATGGGAGATGGTAAGGTTCGCACTGCATTCTTCTTTCCTCACGATACGGAAGCGGCTCCGTGGTGGCAGGGTGAGAACGCTCGGCTAGCTTCGCTCGCCGCTGCGGCTCGGATGGCTACGCCGCTCTTTGATAAGGACCCTGCGTTTCAGTTGCAGCTCGAAGGGTATGCCTGGAACCAGTTGCACTGGATCCTGGGACGGAATCCTTTTGACACGAGCATGCTGATGGGAAGCGGTCACGGGAATGCGCCGTACATGTTCTTCCGTTCGTATAAGTACACGAGCGCTCCGGGAGCCATTGTCAACGGCATTACTGCCGCCAACGGTGATGAAGACGGCATCGCTTTCAACGAAGGATATGCTGTGACCGGCAAGGATGAAGACTGGCGCTGGACGGAAGAGTGGCTGCCACATGCAGCCTGGTATCTGTACGCTGTCAGCCTTCCGCACTGA
- a CDS encoding DinB family protein, which translates to MATTRELLLNDIDYSAWADQQLLEACSNLTTDELSRDLGASHRSILETLRHIFYAERVWRNRLLASKLPPLIEVGDQRLFEDPPPEPDLNSLKQKWPEVWHSLHRWLEDLQEPDISTELSCLKPDGEELRLSYSMIVAHLVNHSTLHRGQVISMLRTLGVRPPNVDQFSFYLL; encoded by the coding sequence ATGGCGACGACCAGAGAACTCCTACTCAATGACATCGATTATTCAGCATGGGCCGACCAGCAACTCCTTGAAGCCTGCTCTAACCTCACCACAGACGAGTTAAGCCGCGACCTCGGCGCCTCTCATCGAAGCATCCTCGAAACCCTTCGCCACATCTTCTACGCCGAGCGTGTCTGGAGAAATCGCCTCCTCGCAAGCAAACTCCCACCGCTGATCGAAGTTGGTGATCAGCGCCTGTTCGAAGATCCGCCACCTGAGCCTGACTTGAACAGCCTCAAACAAAAGTGGCCCGAAGTCTGGCACAGTCTCCATCGATGGCTCGAAGACTTGCAGGAACCCGACATCTCTACCGAACTTTCCTGCCTCAAGCCTGATGGAGAGGAGTTGCGCCTCTCCTATTCAATGATCGTAGCCCATTTGGTGAACCACTCCACGCTCCACCGAGGCCAGGTGATAAGCATGTTGCGAACTCTCGGAGTTCGACCACCCAACGTCGATCAATTCAGCTTCTACCTGTTGTAA
- a CDS encoding Kdo hydroxylase family protein, translating into MDLVTISRESLSGVVSDAQARSWCAQLEAGGILYFPETPVPIRHEDIAFLLGQQQTDSSLHKNIAYKPNVDKLSGVDTKTADAAAVARLQSIMRQYSKSVVAFLTGFLSPYQGKWELDYASFRPQEEQGRDLPLRKRNDLLHTDAFPTRPTHGARILRFFNNIHPSRTRDWVVGDPFATIVRQFTPAEIAPSPDSGLGRVAKGLGRAVGLGAALPSIKRSPYDDFMMRFHNFLKENERFQAECAKYAWQFPAGSSWMVYTDAVPHAVLAGQYALEQTLLVKPEALVAPETSPLKVLEGIAGTALV; encoded by the coding sequence ATGGACCTGGTGACAATTTCTCGGGAATCGCTGAGTGGAGTGGTGTCCGACGCTCAGGCTCGGAGTTGGTGTGCGCAACTGGAAGCTGGCGGGATTCTCTACTTTCCGGAGACGCCGGTCCCAATTCGCCACGAGGACATCGCGTTTCTCCTCGGGCAACAGCAGACGGATAGTTCTCTGCACAAAAATATTGCGTATAAACCTAACGTCGACAAGTTGAGCGGCGTGGATACGAAGACAGCCGATGCAGCTGCAGTGGCCCGGCTACAGTCGATTATGCGGCAGTATTCCAAGAGCGTTGTGGCATTCCTGACTGGGTTTCTGTCGCCGTATCAGGGGAAGTGGGAGTTGGATTACGCGAGCTTTCGTCCGCAGGAGGAACAAGGACGTGATCTGCCTTTGCGGAAGCGAAACGACCTTCTGCATACAGACGCGTTTCCGACACGGCCTACGCACGGTGCACGGATTTTGCGCTTCTTTAACAATATTCATCCCAGCCGCACGCGGGACTGGGTGGTGGGGGATCCCTTTGCGACGATCGTGCGGCAGTTCACACCGGCGGAGATCGCTCCTTCGCCCGATAGTGGGTTAGGTCGGGTGGCTAAGGGATTGGGACGGGCGGTTGGTTTGGGCGCGGCGCTGCCTTCGATCAAGCGGTCGCCGTATGACGACTTCATGATGCGGTTCCATAACTTCCTGAAGGAGAATGAGCGCTTTCAGGCGGAGTGTGCGAAGTATGCGTGGCAGTTTCCGGCGGGGTCGAGCTGGATGGTGTATACCGATGCGGTTCCGCATGCGGTGCTGGCAGGTCAGTATGCGCTCGAGCAGACGCTGCTGGTGAAGCCGGAGGCGCTGGTGGCTCCGGAGACTTCTCCACTGAAGGTGCTGGAAGGGATTGCTGGGACTGCGTTGGTTTAG
- a CDS encoding MliC family protein — MRAIWRRVGVGAGFLVCSALAGASDLTIHLSGSQPITRNTAKYQCDAQGAKMGLPAEIFSVEYINGAGNSLAVVPVGGNSLIFANVVSGSGARYAAGQYIWWDAGGRGTTFSSGSIAGKMSSACHRVQ; from the coding sequence ATGAGGGCGATATGGAGGCGGGTTGGGGTTGGGGCGGGCTTTCTGGTGTGCAGCGCTCTGGCGGGGGCGAGCGATCTGACAATTCATTTGAGTGGGTCGCAACCTATTACTCGAAATACGGCGAAGTATCAGTGCGATGCGCAGGGTGCGAAGATGGGACTTCCTGCGGAAATTTTTTCGGTTGAGTACATCAATGGGGCGGGAAATAGTCTTGCTGTCGTTCCTGTGGGCGGAAATTCTCTGATCTTTGCGAATGTTGTTTCGGGTTCGGGGGCACGGTATGCTGCGGGGCAGTACATCTGGTGGGATGCGGGTGGGCGCGGGACTACTTTTTCATCGGGCTCGATAGCGGGGAAGATGTCGTCGGCGTGCCATCGGGTTCAGTGA
- a CDS encoding pentapeptide repeat-containing protein: MMLFHRLEWWFSWMAWALGNWAFLDVLEHLGTFSVLIAVIFYFADSGNRRKQKHYQAWQVINTAQGKGGSGGRIEALQELNADRVSLIGIEASGAFLQGLSLRGADLSRCDFHASDLRNSDFANSRLNFCGLKDANFRSANLTGAAMEDVDMGGADLSGANMGGADLSRADLSRADLRNADLKNIVWKEIGSMRLANVAGVRNASPEFMKFAAKEGAVILDSDEEWDTLLRKEQ; the protein is encoded by the coding sequence ATGATGCTGTTTCATCGATTGGAATGGTGGTTTTCATGGATGGCCTGGGCGCTTGGGAACTGGGCTTTTCTCGATGTGCTGGAGCATCTTGGAACGTTCTCGGTATTGATTGCTGTGATTTTCTATTTTGCAGACAGTGGCAACCGCAGAAAACAGAAGCACTACCAGGCGTGGCAGGTCATTAATACCGCACAAGGAAAGGGCGGCAGCGGTGGCCGGATTGAAGCGCTGCAGGAGCTCAACGCTGACCGTGTCTCGCTGATTGGAATTGAGGCGAGCGGAGCGTTTCTTCAAGGGCTATCGCTTCGAGGAGCTGATCTCAGTCGCTGCGATTTTCATGCATCTGACCTGAGAAATAGCGATTTTGCGAACTCGAGGCTCAACTTCTGCGGTCTGAAGGATGCCAACTTTCGCAGTGCGAACCTGACAGGTGCAGCGATGGAGGATGTCGACATGGGGGGTGCCGATTTAAGTGGAGCCAATATGGGCGGTGCTGATTTATCGAGGGCCGACCTCAGTCGCGCTGACCTCAGAAATGCCGACCTGAAAAACATCGTGTGGAAGGAGATCGGTTCCATGCGCCTGGCTAATGTTGCCGGGGTTCGAAATGCCTCGCCTGAATTTATGAAGTTTGCTGCCAAGGAGGGAGCCGTCATCCTCGATTCTGATGAGGAGTGGGATACTTTGCTCCGAAAAGAGCAGTAG
- a CDS encoding DUF6132 family protein, whose amino-acid sequence MTNPPIFLGVGLGVLLGVWGKCGGGTWCFVVNKWRNVG is encoded by the coding sequence GTGACAAATCCGCCGATTTTTTTGGGTGTGGGTCTAGGTGTTTTGTTAGGGGTTTGGGGGAAGTGTGGTGGCGGGACGTGGTGTTTTGTGGTCAATAAGTGGAGAAATGTGGGGTAA